ACCAGATCGATCCGCGCGGCCATCAGATCCGCGCCGTGCGCCGCCAATTGGGCGTCCCAGACGTCGAGGGTGTCCAACACCGACCGGTCACCGCGGTGCAGCGCGCCCGGCGCACTCTTCAGCAACGCCGTGCGCTGCCGCAACACCTTGTCGTAGTCGGCGCGCACCGCGGCGACGCGTGGCCGGCGCACACTGGCGAGTTCGTCGAGGTAGCGGCGGCGCTCGCCGGGGTCACCGCGGACCAGCGCCAAGTCTTCCGGGGCGAACAACACCGCACGCAGCACCCCGACGACCTCGCGGGCGTGCCGCACCGGAGATCGGTTCAGCCGGACTTTGTTGGCGCGTCCCGCCGCGATCTCCAGGTCGACTGCCAGTTCGCGGCCCTCGTTGACGACGATCGTGGACACCACCGCACGCTCGGCGCCCGATCTGATCAGCGGGGCGTCGGTGGCCACCCGATGCGAACCCAGGGTTGACGAATACCACAGGGCCTCAACAAGGTTGGTCTTACCGTAGCCGTTGGGGCCGACCATCACCGTGGCGCCCGGTTCCAGTTCGAGGTCGACGTGCGCCCAGGACCGGAAATCGCGCAGGCCCAGGTGGCGGACATACACCGCGAAACCACCCCTCCCGTCGTGGCGGGCCGAGCCGGTCAGCCAGGCAGGCGGACCGGCATCAACAGGTAGACGTAATCCGAGGGTACGGCCGGGAACGGGCCGGCGCCGCTCAGCACCGGGTCGTCGTCACCGGCCGGTCGCAGCACAGCGGGCTTCTTGGGATCGGTAAACCCCATCGAAACCTTCTCGCTGTGCAACGAGCCCAGGCCGTCGGTCAGATACGTCGGGTTGAACGCGATGGTCAGCGGCTCGCCGACGAAGTCCACCGCCAGATCCTCCTCGGCCCGGCCGACATCCTCCGCGCCGGCGGACAACCGCAGGGTTCCCTCGGACAACTCCATGCGCACCTGAGCACCCCGATCGGCGACCAGGGCGACACGTTTGATGGCCTCGGTCAGCTCCGCCACACCGATGGTGGCGACCGCAAGATGCTCACTGGGCAGCAATTGGCGGAATTTCGGGAATTCGGCGTCCAACAGCCGGGTGGTGCTGCGTTTGCCTCCGCTGGTGATCCCCAGCAGGCCTTCGCTGCCGACCGCCGGTCCCGCGCCCAGCGCCAGGTGGACCTCGGTCCCGTCGCCGCCGGCCTTGGCGGCTTCGGCGAGCGTTTTGGCCGGCACCAGCACGGCGGCTTCGGTGCCCGGCGCGGACGACCAGGTCAATTCACGTACTGCCAGCCGAAAACGATCGGTGGCCGCCAAAACCACTGTATTGCCGGATATTTCGACCCGGATTCCGGTCAACATCGGCAATGTGTCATCCCGGCCGGCGGCCACCGCGACCTGGCTGATCGCCTCGGCGAACAAGTCTGCGGGCAACACGCCGGTCTCGTCGGGCAGCGTCGGTAGCGTCGGGTAGTCCTCGACCGTCATGGTCGGCAACGAGAACCGGGAGTTACCGCACGTCAACGACGCCCGGGTTGCCTCCACCTGGACCTCGACCGGCTTGGCGGGAAGCGCCCGGGTGATATCCGACAGCAGCCGTCCGGACACCAAAACACTTCCCGGAGAAGCGATCTCGGCAGCGAGCTGAACCTCGGCGGAAACCTCGTAATCGAACCCGGAGACCGTCAGCCCGTTGTCGGAACCGGTCAGCAGCACCCCGGCCAGCAATGGCACGGTGGGACGGGCCGGCAAGGATTTCGCGACCCACGCCACCGCATCGGCGAAGTCGTCCCGGTCCAAGCGGAATCTCAAGTCGGTCAGACCCGCGTTTGTGGTCGCCGCGTCCATAGCGTCCTCTCGTCACCCCGATATCGAGCTCTACCCCGCGGCGACCGGTGAACATCCCCCACCTGCGGCCGTGCAACGCCCTCCGACAAAGCGCAGGGCGGTAGGTCACCAACCGTAGAGCCTCGAAGCCCGTCTTGAAAGTTAATCGACGACAACCGTGGGGCCGCACCGACCCTGCGGGAAGCGGAAGCCCGGGGGTTGTGAACAGCCCCCTGCGACGGGAATCCCCAACGGCCTGCTTTTAGAGAGAATCGATGAAGGGATCTCAGTATTAGTAATAAGTCCTGTGCATGGTGGGCACAGTGGTGCATCGGCGCTGTTGAGCGGGGGCAGGGGGTTGGGGAGCAACGGTGAGTAACACGCCGGGGCGGGCTGGGTCGGCTGTGTATGGAACGGCCGCTGTGTATCCCTGGCCGGTTCGTCATCGGTTCATGGACAGGTTGTCCGCAGCGGTATCCACAGGCGGTGGGCGCAACAGGTGATGCGAGTGTGTCGGAAGTTTTTTGCAAGATTGTCGCGCCGGGCACGCGGTGGTCAGCGCTTGGCGCGTTGCCGGATCCGGGTGGTGAGCTCTTTGACCTGATCGAAGACCTCGCGACGTTCGGCCATCTCGCCACGGATTTTGCGTTCGGCGTACATCACCGTGGTGTGATCGCGGCCGAAGGCCTGGCCGATCTTGGGGAGCGACAGGTCGGTCAGCTCGCGACACAGGTACATGGCGATCTGGCGGGACTGGGCCAGCGGGCGGGTCTTGCCCGGGCCGCGGAGTTCCTCGACGCTGGTGTCGAAGTATTCGGCGATGACCGCCATGATGATCGCCGCGCTGATCTGCATCGTGCTGGCATCGGCGATCAGGTCACGCAGGACGATCTCGGCCAGTGACCGGTCGATCGGGGTCTTGTTGAGCGAGGCGAAGGCCGTGACCCGGATCAACGCGCCCTCGAGTTCACGGATGTTGCGTTCGATGCTGGTGGCGATCAACTCCAACACGTCGCCGGGCACGTCGAGACGCTCCATCTGCGCCTTCTTGCGCAGAATCGCGATCCGGGTCTCCAGGTCAGGCGGCTGGACGTCGGTGATCAGACCCCACTCGAACCGGGTCCGCAGTCGATCTTCCAGTGTGGCAAGTTGTTTGGGCGCCCGATCGGAGGTGATCACGATCTGCTTGTTGGCGTTGTGCAGGGTGTTGAAGGTATGGAAGAACTCCTCCTGGATACCTTCTTTGCCCTCGATGAACTGGATGTCGTCGACCAGCAGGACATCGATGTCGCGGTAGCTGCGCTTGAACGCGACCTTGCGGTCGTCGCGCAGCGAGTTGATGAAGTCGTTGGTGAACTCTTCGGTGGAGACGTACTTGACGCGCATCCCGGGGAAGAGCCGTTGGGTGTAGTTGCCGGCCGCGTGCAGCAGGTGGGTTTTACCCAGACCGGACTCACCCCAGATGAACAGGGGGTTGTATGCGCGGGCTGGCGCCTCGGCGATGGCCAGGGCGGCGGCGTGGGCGAACCGGTTGGAGGTACCGATGACGAACGTGTCGAAGGTGTAGCGCCGGTTGAGGCTGGCGCCGTCGGCGGTCGCCGAATCGTCACTGGGGCGCTCGGTGAAGTAATTGGGCCAGTCGTATTCCACGTCGGGGGTGTCGTCTTCGTCGTCTTCGTCCTCGCCCGCGCGGGCCGGGGCCGGGTTATCGGACGAGGCGGATCCGTCGTCGGCGGGCGCGGGGGCGATGCGCACCCCGAGTTCGATGTCGTGTCCGAGGCGCCGGCTGAGGGCAGCGGTGATCTGGGTGCGCAGGTGCCGTTCGATCTCGTTCTGGACGAAGCTGCTCGGGACCGCGAGCAGCGCGAAGCCTTCGACTATCGCCAGCGGGTGTACCAGGTTGAGCCAGGCCTTCTGCTGGGGTGTCAGGACCGCAGCTGACGCGTCGGGGGCGGGGGCTTCGCCGTTGAGTTCTGCGACCACCTCGTCCCACAGGGTGAGGAATGCCGACGCGGAGTCATCGGTCAATGACTCATCCCCCTGGCTCGAAGTCGTGATGCACGGATCTCGTGCGGTGACATGCTATCCACACAGTTATCCACAGGTGTGGATGAGGTGCGTGTACCCCGGTGAGGCCCTCCGGGCCAGTTGCTCGGCAACGGCCACTCCAGACAGTCCGGCGATACCTGAAGCGCAGGCCGCTTCGTCCTCTTCGATTACGGCCGGGATCCGCTCCAGTCGCGAAACGGCGCTGGCAAGCAAGTTAACAGGTTTCCGGGCGGGCGACTACTCCTTTCACCGAGATGAATCGAGTAAAAATAGGCGCCACCGGAACGTCCGTGGCGGGTGTGACCAGTGTGAATGATGGGCCGCTTCCCGACGCGGTCCGGACCGGCCCGGCAGGGCACCGCCGGCAGGGACAGTGCCAGGGTTTGACCCGGCGAACCTGCATCAGTACCCTCGAACAGTCGCCCGAACGTCGGCGATACGGCAGCGACCGGCTCTCGGCCGGAGACCGCGCCGGTTACCAGCAAGACGCAGAAGTTCACCGAGCTTACCGAGTGCGTCGCGTGCGGCAGGCACAACGGTGTTCCGGTGTGTCGGGCAGACGCGACGCAAGACGCAACAAGGAGAGTGTGCCGTGGCCAAGGGCAAGCGGACCTTCCAGCCCAACAACCGACGTCGGGCCCGGGTGCACGGGTTTCGCCTGCGGATGCGTACGCGCGCTGGCCGCGCCATCGTCTCGGGCCGGCGTCGCAAGGGCCGTCGCTCGCTGACTGCTTGAGCACAGGCAGCACCGCGGTGCTCCCGGCTCAGTTCCGGATGAGACGCTCGGCGGATTTCGGTGCGACGGTCAGACAGGGCCGAAGGGCGGTTCAGCCCGATGTCATCGTCTATAGCCGAACGAGCTGTGACCGGCGAACCGACACCTTCGACGAATGCGCGCCGCCGCAAGTCGGCCTGATCATCGCCAAGTCGGTGGGTTCGGCTGTCGAACGGCACCAGGTCGCCCGTCGTCTGCGCCACGTGGCCCGCGAGATGCTCGGGGATCTGGGGTCGGGCGAACAGGTGGTGATCCGGGCACGGCCCGGCAGTAGCGCTGCGAAGTCGGATGCGCTGCGGGAACAGTTGCGTTCCGGGTTGTGGTCGGTGCACCGATCCGGGGGTGCGGCGCGGTGACCCACGGTGTTGCGGCGGCGCCGGTTCGAGGGTTGATCTTCGTCATTCAGCTCTATCGGCACATGGTCTCGCCGCTGCGATTGCCCAGTTGCCGCTTCATGCCGACGTGCAGCCAATACGCGGTGGATGCCTTGAGCGAGTATGGACTGATCCGGGGCGGATGGCTGGCAGCCGTGCGCCTGGCAAAGTGTGGGCCGTGGCATCAAGGCGGCTGGGACCCGATACCGGAGCGGTCCCGGGGCGGCGCTGGATGCGACTGTCCGTCCGGGAACGCCTCGGACAACCGAGCGGAGGATGAACGACGTGGCCTTTGATCCCCGGAGTCTGGACTACGTGTACTACCCGGTGTCGGGCATTATGTGGTTGTGGTACAAGGCATTTGGCCTTCTACTCGGCCCGGCGAGCTTCTTCACCTGGGCCTTGTCGGTGACGTTTTTGGTATTCACACTGCGTGCCCTGCTCTACAAGCCCTTCGTCAAGCAGATCCGGACCACCCGGCAGATGCAGGAACTGCAGCCGCAGATCAAGGCGCTGCAGAAGAAGTACGGCAAAGACCGTCAACGCATGGCACTCGAGATGCAGAAGCTGCAGCGCGAACACGGCTTCAACCCGATCCTGGGGTGCTTGCCGATGCTGGCGCAGATCCCGGTGTTCCTGGGCCTGTTCCATGTGCTGCGTTCGTTCAACCGCACCAGCACCGGGATCGGTCAGCTGGGGCTCTCGCCGGACCTGAACCGGCAGCTGGGTAACTACTTCTTCAGCGCCACCGACGTGGGCAACTTCTTGGACGCCAACCTCTTGGGTGCTCCGCTGGGCGCGACGATGATCCAACGGACCGGGTTGGATGCCTTCGCCGAGTTCAACCGGGTGTCGGTGATCGCGGTCGGCGTTCCCATCATGATCGCGGCCGGCATCGCGACCTACTTCAACAGTCGGGCCTCGGTGGCACGGCAGAGTCCGGAAGCGGCGGCCAACCCGCAGACCGCGATGATGAACAAGCTGGCGCTGTACGTGTTCCCGCTGGGCGTGGTCGTCGGCGGACCGTTCCTGCCCCTGGCGATCATCTTGTACTGGTTCTCCAACAACATCTGGACGTTCGCGCAGCAGCACTACGTCTTCGGCCTGATCGCCAAGGAGGACGAGGCGAAGAAGGAGGAGGCACTGCGCCGACGAGCGGCCAACGCCCCGGCGCCCGGCGCCAAGCCCAAGCGGGCCGGCCGCACGGCCACGGCGGAGGCCGACACCTCGGCCACCGATGAAACCGAGGCGCCGCTCGCCGATTCGGCCGAGCCTGAAGCGAGCCAGCCGGCGAAGGCCGATGCGGCCAAACGGAGCCCGGGTCGGCCCGCGCCCCGGGGCGGCCGCCCCGGCGCCGGCGCGAAGCCGAAGAAACGCAAGCGGTGACTTACCGCGACAAGCCAACCGGCGCGTGAGCCGCCGGGCACGGAGGGAGACGATATGACCGACACGACCGACATGAACGACGCAGAGACCACCGAGAGCGAGGCCGTGGACTCTGCTGAGGAGATGGAGGCGGAGGGGGCCGCGCCCGCCGCGGCACCCGCGCCCGACCTCGAAGAGCGACTGGTCGCCGAGGGGGAGATCGCCGGCGATTATCTGGAGGAGTTGCTCGACCTGTTGGACTTCGATGGCGACATCGATCTCGACGTCGAGGGCCGGCGGGCGATCGTCAGCATCGACGGCGGCAACGACCTCACCAAGCTGGTGGGCCGCAAGGGCGAGGTGCTCGACGCGTTGCAGGAACTGACGCGGTTGGCGGTGCACCAGAAGACCGGCGAGCGCAGCCGGCTGATGCTGGACATTGCCGGGTGGCGACGCCGGCGCCGCGACGACCTGACCGCGCTGGGCGACGAGGTGGCCCGCCGGGTGCTGGAGAGCGGGACCGACGAGGAACTGGCTCCGATGAGCCCGTTCGAACGTAAGATCGTCCACGATGCGGTGGCTGCCGTCGCCGGTGTGTACAGCGAGAGTCAGGGCGTCGAGCCATCGCGCCGCGTCGTGGTTCGGCGGGACTGACGGGATTCACCGCGAGGAATTACATCCGCGTAATTCCCCACCGCGGCCCCGTGCCCGGGAAGCCGGAGGAATGTTTCACGTGAAACATGTCGAGGGAGCACCGGCGCCCGCGCCGCCACGGGCCGCAGCCGACGTCTTCGGCGACCAGCTCGCGACCGCTCGACGCTATGCGGAACTCTTGGCCGGGCCCGGTGTGGAGCGTGGCCTCCTGGGGCCCCGGGAAGTCGACCGGCTCTGGGAACGGCACCTACTCAACTGCGCGGCGGTCGGTGAGCTGCTCGACCCGGGAGAGCGGGTTGCCGATATCGGCAGCGGCGCCGGGCTGCCGGGGATACCGTTGGCCATCGCCCGGCCGGATCTGCACCTGGTGCTCGTGGAGCCGTTGCTTCGACGCAGCGCGTTTCTCCGCGAAGCGGTCGACGAACTCGGGCTCGACCATCTGACGGTGGTCCGCGGCCGTGCCGAAGACCGGGCGGTGCGCGACGAGGTCGGGGAGTGTGACGCCGTCGTGTCCCGGGCGGTGGCCAGCCTGGACAAGATCAGCCGGTGGAGCCTGCCGCTGCTCCGGACCGGCGGGCGGATGTTGGCGATGAAGGGCGAGCGGGCACAGGCCGAGGTGGATGAGCACCGCAATGTGATGATCGGACTAGGCGCGAACGACGTGAGGGTGGTGAGATGTGGCGTGGACTATTTAACCCCGCCCGCGACCGTGGTGAGGGCACTGCGGGCGGAGCCCAAGACGGCGCGGGCGCGCCGCTCGGCGGGCCCGGTGCGACGGCCCACCGGGAGGCCGACATGAGCAGATCAGTCGGCCCCGCGTCACCGGCGTCAGCCAAGCACGCCGATCGGCAACCCGGCGCGGTTTCACGTGAAACATCGGCAGTCCCGGTTTCACGTGAAACATCGTCGGAGTTCGACACCCCGATCGGCGCGGCGGCCGAACGCGCCATGCAGGTGCTCCACACCCACAACCGCCTACCGCGCCCGAAACGGCGCCGGGTGTTCACCGTGGCCAACCAGAAGGGCGGGGTGGGCAAGACCACCACGGCCGTCAACCTCGCAGCCGCGCTGGCGGTGCAGGGGATCAAGACCCTGGTGATCGACCTGGATCCCCAGGGCAACGCCAGCACCGCGCTCGGTATCGCCGATCGCCAATCCGGCACCCCGTCGTCGTACGAGGTGTTGATCGGGGAGATGCCGGTCCAGGCCGCGCTCCGCCAGAGTCCGCATAACGAGCGACTGTTCTGCATCCCGGCCACCATCGACTTGGCCGGTGCCGAGATCGAGTTGGTGAGCATGGTGGCGCGGGAGAACCGGCTGCGAAATGCGCTGGCCGAACTCGACGGCTCCGACTTCGACTACGTCTTCATCGACTGCCCGCCGTCACTTGGCCTGCTCACGGTGAACGCGTTGGTCGCGGCGCCGGAGGTGATGATCCCGATCCAGTGCGAGTACTACGCGCTGGAAGGCGTGTCCCAGTTGATGCGCAACATCGAGATGGTGAAAGCTCACCTCAACCCGCGCCTGGAGGTGACCACCGTGCTGCTGACGATGTACGACGGGCGCACCAAGCTTGCCGACCAAGTCGCCGACGAGGTCCGGCGGTACTTCGGTGACCGCGTTCTCCGGACGGTGATCCCGCGCAGCGTCAAAGTGTCGGAGGCACCGGGTTACAGCATGACGATCATCGACTACGACCCGGGGTCGCGCGGAGCGATGAGCTACTTGGACGCCAGCCGTGAACTCGTCGAACGGGACGCGGCCGGTGCGCAGGAGGGGCGGCGCTGATGTCCACCGTTAACAAGAAGGAACGTAAATGACCGGACCGTCGCGCAGGAAGGGCGGCTTGGGCCGCGGCCTGGCATCGCTGATCCCGACCGGGCCCGGCGAGGGAGCCGAGTCCACCGCGGAGCGCGGAGCCGGCATGGGCCCGCGGATGGGTGACGCCGCGGCCGATGTCGTGCTGGGCCGGGGGAGCGCCGGCCCGGTTGCTCCTGCCGCCGACGTGGGGGCGGTCTACCGGGAGATCAGCCCGGCCGCGATCGAGCCCAACCCCCGCCAGCCCCGCCAGGTCTTCGACGACGAGGCGCTGGCCGAGTTGGTGCACTCGATCCGGGAGTTCGGGTTGATGCAGCCGATCGTGGTGCGGGAACTGCCGGGGGCGGCGCCCGGCGCCCCGCGCTACCAGTTGGTGATGGGGGAGCGCCGCTGGCGGGCCTCTCAGCAGGCGGGCCTGGAGACCATCCCGGCGATCGTCCGGGAGACCGACGACGACAATCTGCTGCGCGACGCTCTGCTGGAGAACATCCATCGGGTACAGCTCAACCCGTTGGAAGAGGCGGCGGCCTACCAACAACTGCTCGACGAGTTCGGGGTGACCCACGACGAGTTGGCCACCCGCATCGGCCGGTCCCGGCCGCTGGTGACCAACATGATCCGGTTGCTGCGGCTGCCGATCGCGGTTCAGCGCAGGGTGGCTGCCGGGGTCTTGTCGGCCGGCCATGCTCGCGCCCTGCTGTCGCTGGAGGGCGGCACCGAGGCGCAGGAGGAGCTGGCGGCGCGGATCGTCGCGGAGGGGTTGTCGGTCCGCGCGACCGAGGAGGCGGTCACCCTGGCCAACCGCGGTGACACCTCAACGCCCGTGGCTCCCCGGCGCAAGCCGATCCAGATGCCCGGGCTCCAGGACGTCGCGGAGCGGCTGTCGACCGCCTTCGACACCCGCGTCACGGTGAGTGTCGGCAAGCGCAAAGGCAAGATTGTGGTCGAATTCGGGTCCGTCGACGACTTGCAGCGCATCGTCGCGCTGATGGACTCCACAACGGCCTGACACCGGTGCAGCGCCACGACCTATGACCGGCGGTAATTACGTCACTGTGACGGTAGAGCGTCTCCCCGGTCACGATAGATGCGAAACATGCTGACCGACAACGATTTTCGCATTTCGGGGGAACCGGAGCGCCGGCCGGCGCCGATGGTGGCATCCGGCGGCTCAACCCTCTTATCCTTAAGGGGCCGTCGCCGGCGGCAGCACGGGTTGAGACGACCGGGAGTTCAGTGTCTGTCCGAATCGCACCGCTGAAGCTCGAGTGCTTCGATCAGCTTCCCAAGCACGCACGTCGGTGCGTCTTCTGGGAGGTGGATCCGGCGACCCTCGGCCGCGACGATCACCTCTCGGATCCGGAGTTCGAGAAGGAAGCCTGGCTGTCGATGGTGATGCTGGAATGGGGATGCTGCGGCCAGGTCGCCACCCCGTCGGCTCCCGGCATCGGGGATTCGCCGTGCCTGGGCTATGTGCTCTACGCTCCGCCGCGAGCGGTCCCGCGGGCGCGCCTGTTCCCGACGGCACCGGTGTCCGCCGACGCGGTGCTGCTGACGTCGATGGGCGTCGAACCGGCTCCGATGGCCGACGGCTTGCCGCGGGAATTGATCGCCAGTGCGGTCGAGGAACTGGTCCGCCGTGGAGTCCGGGCGCTGGAGGCCTTCGGGAGGACCGCGGCGATCGGGGAGTTGCTGGACCCGGGCAAGGTGCCGCCGGAGGTCGCACCGGTGCTCGACGCCGTCGGCGACTGCTCGGTGGAGCACTGCATCATCGGAGCTGACTTCTTGACCGACGTCGGGTTCACCGTGGTGGCACCGCACCGGTACTTTCCCCGGCTGCGCCTGGAGCTCGACAAGGGCCTGGGCTGGAAGGCGGAGGTGGAGGCGGCGCTGGAGCGGCTGCTGGAGAGCCCGCAGCTCGAGCAGCCGGTCGGGGCGGGCGCCTCGGCGGCTTCGGCGTCAGCGGACGGTGGGCAGGAACCTCGGATGATCCGGCGGTCCAGCGTCGAGCCTTGCTAACCGCTGGGTTGGATGCGGCGGTTCAGCGTCGGCTCTCCTTCGTCGAGCCTTGCTAACCGCCGCCGAGCCGGCCGGTGCGTTCGACAGACAGCTCATGAGCGAGCAATTCGGCGAACGTGAACGTGCCGGTGGGCCGGTCGTTCTTGCCGAGCAGGTAAAGCCGCTTAACCGCGGCCAGCATCCCCTCGGCGATGGCGTCGCGGGTGGCGGGGTAGATCAGCATCCCGCGATCACGTGGGCTGGTGATGTAGCCGACATCGACCTCGACGGTGGGCATTCGGGTCAGGCGCAGCAGATCCCAGGTCCGGCCGTGGGCGCGGCAGTCCTGTAATCCGGTGCGGGCCACGATTTCTCGTTGAATGAAGTCGGCGAGGTTACGGCCGATGGTGGACACCGACCCGTGGGAGTTGCCGAAGTGAAATGACGCCACCCCGTTAGCGGCCGGGCTGGTGTGGGTCG
This is a stretch of genomic DNA from Mycolicibacter terrae. It encodes these proteins:
- a CDS encoding ParB/RepB/Spo0J family partition protein; protein product: MTGPSRRKGGLGRGLASLIPTGPGEGAESTAERGAGMGPRMGDAAADVVLGRGSAGPVAPAADVGAVYREISPAAIEPNPRQPRQVFDDEALAELVHSIREFGLMQPIVVRELPGAAPGAPRYQLVMGERRWRASQQAGLETIPAIVRETDDDNLLRDALLENIHRVQLNPLEEAAAYQQLLDEFGVTHDELATRIGRSRPLVTNMIRLLRLPIAVQRRVAAGVLSAGHARALLSLEGGTEAQEELAARIVAEGLSVRATEEAVTLANRGDTSTPVAPRRKPIQMPGLQDVAERLSTAFDTRVTVSVGKRKGKIVVEFGSVDDLQRIVALMDSTTA
- a CDS encoding ParA family protein, which produces MWRGLFNPARDRGEGTAGGAQDGAGAPLGGPGATAHREADMSRSVGPASPASAKHADRQPGAVSRETSAVPVSRETSSEFDTPIGAAAERAMQVLHTHNRLPRPKRRRVFTVANQKGGVGKTTTAVNLAAALAVQGIKTLVIDLDPQGNASTALGIADRQSGTPSSYEVLIGEMPVQAALRQSPHNERLFCIPATIDLAGAEIELVSMVARENRLRNALAELDGSDFDYVFIDCPPSLGLLTVNALVAAPEVMIPIQCEYYALEGVSQLMRNIEMVKAHLNPRLEVTTVLLTMYDGRTKLADQVADEVRRYFGDRVLRTVIPRSVKVSEAPGYSMTIIDYDPGSRGAMSYLDASRELVERDAAGAQEGRR
- the dnaN gene encoding DNA polymerase III subunit beta, whose amino-acid sequence is MDAATTNAGLTDLRFRLDRDDFADAVAWVAKSLPARPTVPLLAGVLLTGSDNGLTVSGFDYEVSAEVQLAAEIASPGSVLVSGRLLSDITRALPAKPVEVQVEATRASLTCGNSRFSLPTMTVEDYPTLPTLPDETGVLPADLFAEAISQVAVAAGRDDTLPMLTGIRVEISGNTVVLAATDRFRLAVRELTWSSAPGTEAAVLVPAKTLAEAAKAGGDGTEVHLALGAGPAVGSEGLLGITSGGKRSTTRLLDAEFPKFRQLLPSEHLAVATIGVAELTEAIKRVALVADRGAQVRMELSEGTLRLSAGAEDVGRAEEDLAVDFVGEPLTIAFNPTYLTDGLGSLHSEKVSMGFTDPKKPAVLRPAGDDDPVLSGAGPFPAVPSDYVYLLMPVRLPG
- the recF gene encoding DNA replication/repair protein RecF (All proteins in this family for which functions are known are DNA-binding proteins that assist the filamentation of RecA onto DNA for the initiation of recombination or recombinational repair.), with product MYVRHLGLRDFRSWAHVDLELEPGATVMVGPNGYGKTNLVEALWYSSTLGSHRVATDAPLIRSGAERAVVSTIVVNEGRELAVDLEIAAGRANKVRLNRSPVRHAREVVGVLRAVLFAPEDLALVRGDPGERRRYLDELASVRRPRVAAVRADYDKVLRQRTALLKSAPGALHRGDRSVLDTLDVWDAQLAAHGADLMAARIDLVNQLAPEVEKAYQLLAPGTRNAAVAYRPKLEIPPEDVNEGPAQLQEVLLAELARRRRAELERGVCLVGPHRDELELRLGDRPVKGFASHGESWSMALALRLAAYQLLRSEGAEPVLLLDDVFAELDSARRRALADVAASAEQVLITAAVAEDVPADWQARQVRIAVTEGDDGRVSELIGGGQ
- a CDS encoding Jag family protein, producing MNDAETTESEAVDSAEEMEAEGAAPAAAPAPDLEERLVAEGEIAGDYLEELLDLLDFDGDIDLDVEGRRAIVSIDGGNDLTKLVGRKGEVLDALQELTRLAVHQKTGERSRLMLDIAGWRRRRRDDLTALGDEVARRVLESGTDEELAPMSPFERKIVHDAVAAVAGVYSESQGVEPSRRVVVRRD
- a CDS encoding acetyltransferase, whose amino-acid sequence is MSVRIAPLKLECFDQLPKHARRCVFWEVDPATLGRDDHLSDPEFEKEAWLSMVMLEWGCCGQVATPSAPGIGDSPCLGYVLYAPPRAVPRARLFPTAPVSADAVLLTSMGVEPAPMADGLPRELIASAVEELVRRGVRALEAFGRTAAIGELLDPGKVPPEVAPVLDAVGDCSVEHCIIGADFLTDVGFTVVAPHRYFPRLRLELDKGLGWKAEVEAALERLLESPQLEQPVGAGASAASASADGGQEPRMIRRSSVEPC
- the yidD gene encoding membrane protein insertion efficiency factor YidD — translated: MRGCGAVTHGVAAAPVRGLIFVIQLYRHMVSPLRLPSCRFMPTCSQYAVDALSEYGLIRGGWLAAVRLAKCGPWHQGGWDPIPERSRGGAGCDCPSGNASDNRAEDERRGL
- the rpmH gene encoding 50S ribosomal protein L34; this encodes MAKGKRTFQPNNRRRARVHGFRLRMRTRAGRAIVSGRRRKGRRSLTA
- the dnaA gene encoding chromosomal replication initiator protein DnaA, producing the protein MTDDSASAFLTLWDEVVAELNGEAPAPDASAAVLTPQQKAWLNLVHPLAIVEGFALLAVPSSFVQNEIERHLRTQITAALSRRLGHDIELGVRIAPAPADDGSASSDNPAPARAGEDEDDEDDTPDVEYDWPNYFTERPSDDSATADGASLNRRYTFDTFVIGTSNRFAHAAALAIAEAPARAYNPLFIWGESGLGKTHLLHAAGNYTQRLFPGMRVKYVSTEEFTNDFINSLRDDRKVAFKRSYRDIDVLLVDDIQFIEGKEGIQEEFFHTFNTLHNANKQIVITSDRAPKQLATLEDRLRTRFEWGLITDVQPPDLETRIAILRKKAQMERLDVPGDVLELIATSIERNIRELEGALIRVTAFASLNKTPIDRSLAEIVLRDLIADASTMQISAAIIMAVIAEYFDTSVEELRGPGKTRPLAQSRQIAMYLCRELTDLSLPKIGQAFGRDHTTVMYAERKIRGEMAERREVFDQVKELTTRIRQRAKR
- the yidC gene encoding membrane protein insertase YidC; its protein translation is MNDVAFDPRSLDYVYYPVSGIMWLWYKAFGLLLGPASFFTWALSVTFLVFTLRALLYKPFVKQIRTTRQMQELQPQIKALQKKYGKDRQRMALEMQKLQREHGFNPILGCLPMLAQIPVFLGLFHVLRSFNRTSTGIGQLGLSPDLNRQLGNYFFSATDVGNFLDANLLGAPLGATMIQRTGLDAFAEFNRVSVIAVGVPIMIAAGIATYFNSRASVARQSPEAAANPQTAMMNKLALYVFPLGVVVGGPFLPLAIILYWFSNNIWTFAQQHYVFGLIAKEDEAKKEEALRRRAANAPAPGAKPKRAGRTATAEADTSATDETEAPLADSAEPEASQPAKADAAKRSPGRPAPRGGRPGAGAKPKKRKR
- the rnpA gene encoding ribonuclease P protein component, producing MLPAQFRMRRSADFGATVRQGRRAVQPDVIVYSRTSCDRRTDTFDECAPPQVGLIIAKSVGSAVERHQVARRLRHVAREMLGDLGSGEQVVIRARPGSSAAKSDALREQLRSGLWSVHRSGGAAR